A region of Bacillus rossius redtenbacheri isolate Brsri chromosome 2, Brsri_v3, whole genome shotgun sequence DNA encodes the following proteins:
- the LOC134528974 gene encoding ice-structuring glycoprotein-like yields the protein MSFHSVVPDLCRDQGHRLAIQPARPASAQQCSLTSALPQVPDLCRDQTHRLGHPAREASECSAVQPDLSLTAGTRDTALAIQPARPASAQQCSLTSALPQVPDLCRDQGHRLGHPAREASECSAVQPDLSLTAGTRHTALAIQPARPASVQQCSLTSALPQVPDLCRDQTHRLGHPAREASECSAVQPDLSLTAGTRHTALAIQPARPASAQQCSLTSALPQVPDLCRDQTHRLGHPAREASECSAVQPDLSLTAGTRHTALAIQPARPASAQQCSLTSALPQVADLCRDQTHRLGHPAREASECSAVQPDLSLTAGTRDTALAIQPARPASAQQCSLTSALPQVPDLCRDQTHRLGHPAREASECSAVQPDLSLTAGTRHTALAIQPARPASAQQCSLTSALPQVPDLCRDQGHRLAIQPARPASAQQCSLTSALPQPYHRYPTSAGTRHTALAIQPARPASAQQCSLTSALPQVPDLCRDQTHRLAIQPARPASAQQCSLTSALPQVPDLCRDQTHRLGHPAREASECSAVQPDLSLTAGARPLQGPDTPPWPSSPRGQRVLSSAAWPQPYRRYPTSAGTRHTALAIQPARPASAQQCSLTSALPQVPDLCRDQGHRLGHPAREASECSAVQPDLSLTAGTRHTALAIQPARPASAQQCSLTSALPQVADLCRDQTHRLGHPAREASECSAVQPDLSLTAGTRHTALAIQPASAQQCSLTSALPQVPDLCRDQTHRLGHPAREASECSAVQPDLSLTAGTRDTALAIQPARPASAQQCSLTSALPQVADLCRDQGHRLGHPAREASECSAVQPDLSLTAGTRHTALAIQPARPASAQQCSLTSALPQVADLCRDQTHRLGHPAREASECLAVQPDLSLTAGSRPLQGPDTPPGHPASEASKCKCATTPPLGQPATAAAEAKHTPAATGTTMPPLGQPATVAA from the exons ATGTCGTTTCATAGTGTT GTACCCGACCTCTGCAGGGACCAGGGACACCGCCTGGCCATCCAGCCCGCGAGGCCAGCGAGTGCTCAGCAGTGCAGCCTGACCTCAGCCTTACCGCAGGTACCCGACCTCTGCAGGGACCAGACACACCGCCTTGGCCATCCAGCCCGCGAGGCCAGCGAGTGCTCAGCAGTGCAGCCTGACCTCAGCCTTACCGCAG GGACCAGGGACACCGCCTTGGCCATCCAGCCCGCGAGGCCAGCGAGTGCTCAGCAGTGCAGCCTGACCTCAGCCTTACCGCAGGTACCCGACCTCTGTAGGGACCAGGGACACCGCCTTGGCCATCCAGCCCGCGAGGCCAGCGAGTGCTCAGCAGTGCAGCCTGACCTCAGCCTTACCGCAG GGACCAGACACACCGCCTTGGCCATCCAGCCCGCGAGGCCAGCGAGTGTTCAGCAGTGCAGCCTGACCTCAGCCTTACCGCAGGTGCCCGACCTCTGCAGGGACCAGACACACCGCCTTGGCCATCCAGCCCGCGAGGCCAGCGAGTGCTCAGCAGTGCAGCCTGACCTCAGCCTTACCGCAG GGACCAGACACACCGCCTTGGCCATCCAGCCCGCGAGGCCAGCGAGTGCTCAGCAGTGCAGCCTGACCTCAGCCTTACCGCAGGTACCCGACCTCTGCAGGGACCAGACACACCGCCTTGGCCATCCAGCCCGCGAGGCCAGCGAGTGCTCAGCAGTGCAGCCTGACCTCAGCCTTACCGCAG GGACCAGACACACCGCCTTGGCCATCCAGCCCGCGAGGCCAGCGAGTGCTCAGCAGTGCAGCCTGACCTCAGCCTTACCGCAGGTAGCCGACCTCTGCAGGGACCAGACACACCGCCTTGGCCACCCAGCCCGCGAGGCCAGCGAGTGCTCAGCAGTGCAGCCTGACCTCAGCCTTACCGCAG GGACCAGGGACACCGCCTTGGCCATCCAGCCCGCGAGGCCAGCGAGTGCTCAGCAGTGCAGCCTGACCTCAGCCTTACCGCAGGTACCCGACCTCTGCAGGGACCAGACACACCGCCTTGGCCATCCAGCCCGCGAGGCCAGCGAGTGCTCAGCAGTGCAGCCTGACCTCAGCCTTACCGCAG GGACCAGACACACCGCCTTGGCCATCCAGCCCGCGAGGCCAGCGAGTGCTCAGCAGTGCAGCCTGACCTCAGCCTTACCGCAGGTACCCGACCTCTGCAGGGACCAGGGACACCGCCTGGCCATCCAGCCCGCGAGGCCAGCGAGTGCTCAGCAGTGCAGCCTGACCTCAGCCTTACCACAG CCTTACCACAGGTACCCGACCTCTGCAGGGACCAGACACACCGCCTTGGCCATCCAGCCCGCGAGGCCAGCGAGTGCTCAGCAGTGCAGCCTGACCTCAGCCTTACCGCAGGTACCCGACCTCTGCAGGGACCAGACACACCGCCTGGCCATCCAGCCCGCGAGGCCAGCGAGTGCTCAGCAGTGCAGCCTGACCTCAGCCTTACCACAGGTACCCGACCTCTGCAGGGACCAGACACACCGCCTTGGCCATCCAGCCCGCGAGGCCAGCGAGTGCTCAGCAGTGCAGCCTGACCTCAGCCTTACCGCAGGTGCCCGACCTCTGCAGGGACCAGACACACCGCCTTGGCCATCCAGCCCGCGAGGCCAGCGAGTGCTCAGCAGTGCAGCCTGGCCTCAGCCTTACCGCAGGTACCCGACCTCTGCAGGGACCAGACACACCGCCTTGGCCATCCAGCCCGCGAGGCCAGCGAGTGCTCAGCAGTGCAGCCTGACCTCAGCCTTACCACAGGTACCCGACCTCTGCAGGGACCAGGGACACCGCCTTGGCCATCCAGCCCGCGAGGCCAGCGAGTGCTCAGCAGTGCAGCCTGACCTCAGCCTTACCGCAG GGACCAGACACACCGCCTTGGCCATCCAGCCCGCGAGGCCAGCGAGTGCTCAGCAGTGCAGCCTGACCTCAGCCTTACCGCAGGTAGCCGACCTCTGCAGGGACCAGACACACCGCCTTGGCCACCCAGCCCGCGAGGCCAGCGAGTGCTCAGCAGTGCAGCCTGACCTCAGCCTTACCGCAG GGACCAGACACACCGCCTTGGCCATCCAGCCCGCGAGTGCTCAGCAGTGCAGCCTGACCTCAGCCTTACCACAGGTACCCGACCTCTGCAGGGACCAGACACACCGCCTTGGCCATCCAGCCCGCGAGGCCAGCGAGTGCTCAGCAGTGCAGCCTGACCTCAGCCTTACCGCAG GGACCAGGGACACCGCCTTGGCCATCCAGCCCGCGAGGCCAGCGAGTGCTCAGCAGTGCAGCCTGACCTCAGCCTTACCGCAGGTAGCCGACCTCTGCAGGGACCAGGGACACCGCCTTGGCCATCCAGCCCGCGAGGCCAGCGAGTGCTCAGCAGTGCAGCCTGACCTCAGCCTTACCGCAG GGACCAGACACACCGCCTTGGCCATCCAGCCCGCGAGGCCAGCGAGTGCTCAGCAGTGCAGCCTGACCTCAGCCTTACCGCAGGTAGCCGACCTCTGCAGGGACCAGACACACCGCCTTGGCCATCCAGCCCGCGAGGCCAGCGAGTGCTTAGCAGTGCAGCCCGACCTCAGCCTTACCGCAGGTAGCCGACCTCTGCAGGGACCAGACACACCGCCTGGCCATCCAGCCAGCGAGGCCAGCAAGTGCAAAT GCGCCAcaacgccgcccctcggccagcctgccacagcagccgccgaggcgaagCACACTCCGGCCGCCACAGGCACCACgatgccgcccctcggccagcctgccacagtaGCTGCCTAG